In Sporichthya polymorpha DSM 43042, a genomic segment contains:
- a CDS encoding fumarylacetoacetate hydrolase family protein has protein sequence MRIARFTYENSQHFGVIEGDPGAEVVAVVEGDPLYTPVKPTGQHVPLGEVKLLAPVIPRSKVVGIGRNYADHAAELGNDVPAEPLLFLKPNTTVVSPGDAIGYPSQSTEVHYEGELAIVIGRLCRDVPVERVPEVIFGYTVGNDVTARDLQRSDDQWTRAKGFDTFCPLGPWIETDLDVGDLAVTTTLNGELKQAGRTSQMVHKVPDLVAYITSVMTLLPGDVILTGTPAGVGPMKPGDAVAVTVEGIGTLTNSVVAR, from the coding sequence GTGCGAATCGCCCGTTTCACCTATGAGAATTCCCAGCACTTCGGCGTGATCGAGGGCGACCCCGGCGCCGAGGTCGTGGCCGTCGTCGAGGGCGACCCGCTGTACACGCCGGTCAAGCCGACGGGACAGCACGTGCCGCTCGGCGAGGTGAAGCTGCTGGCGCCGGTCATCCCGCGGAGCAAGGTCGTCGGGATCGGGCGGAACTACGCCGACCACGCGGCCGAGCTCGGCAACGACGTGCCGGCCGAGCCGCTGCTGTTCCTCAAGCCGAACACCACGGTGGTCTCGCCCGGCGACGCGATCGGGTACCCGTCGCAGTCGACCGAGGTGCACTACGAGGGCGAACTCGCGATCGTCATCGGGAGGCTGTGCCGGGACGTCCCGGTCGAGCGGGTGCCCGAGGTGATCTTCGGCTACACCGTCGGCAACGACGTCACGGCGCGGGATCTGCAGCGCAGCGACGACCAGTGGACGCGCGCGAAGGGCTTCGACACCTTCTGCCCGCTCGGCCCGTGGATCGAGACCGACCTCGACGTCGGCGACCTCGCGGTGACGACGACCCTGAACGGCGAGCTGAAGCAGGCCGGGCGGACCTCGCAGATGGTGCACAAGGTCCCCGACCTCGTCGCCTACATCACGTCGGTCATGACGCTGCTGCCCGGCGACGTGATCCTGACCGGGACCCCCGCCGGCGTGGGCCCGATGAAGCCTGGCGACGCGGTGGCGGTGACGGTGGAGGGCATCGGCACCCTGACGAACTCGGTGGTGGCGCGATGA